The Pseudoalteromonas translucida KMM 520 genome has a window encoding:
- a CDS encoding ATP-binding protein, whose product MSLFKANKAPYFAWLKQPHHYLFFKVFIWFWLTIIGTIAALVFLSHITLINVLSNEPLKGPMKKNLAHTAKSIERAVTKHQRTLSDIVTHPRLSKRKLLYLSAAQSDDFITSKEVPSNIDLSLLNFSKSMLPQVIITEHFQAFGPISVNVPEGHFYLYEIDINHQPPLFVRLMLMPKWIKISIAIIASLILSFLFSRNLIAPINSLKKAAIKLSAGDLTARAAISANRKDELGILGRDFNRMADQLAQLISAQKRLLADISHELRSPLTRLKMATGLAQMQASEASQSYLLRIEKEANQLDKMIADVLQVSRLEANSQALSLHKQSLQDIVDHVLNDATFEAKQHNKQLQVSGSAAVTLNCDEALIASALENLLRNAIKYAQHTISLTLKHGDAIYIEICDDGPGVPNNQLSKLCEPFFRQSDARDRVSGGTGLGLAIAKNAIIAHGGSLVLSNKPQGGLCAMVTLPIIKE is encoded by the coding sequence ATGTCTTTATTCAAGGCGAATAAAGCGCCCTACTTTGCGTGGCTAAAGCAACCACATCACTACTTGTTTTTTAAAGTGTTTATTTGGTTCTGGCTTACCATTATAGGCACCATAGCTGCGCTTGTTTTTTTAAGCCATATTACGCTAATTAATGTACTCAGTAATGAGCCATTAAAAGGGCCGATGAAAAAAAACCTCGCTCATACCGCTAAAAGCATTGAGCGCGCAGTTACTAAGCATCAGCGCACCTTGAGCGATATTGTTACTCACCCTAGACTATCAAAACGTAAGTTATTGTATTTAAGTGCCGCGCAAAGCGATGACTTTATAACCAGTAAAGAAGTGCCGAGCAATATTGATTTAAGCTTGCTTAATTTTAGTAAAAGTATGCTGCCGCAGGTAATAATTACCGAACATTTTCAGGCCTTTGGCCCTATCAGTGTAAATGTACCTGAGGGCCACTTTTATTTATACGAAATAGACATAAACCACCAGCCGCCGCTATTCGTGCGCTTAATGTTAATGCCTAAATGGATAAAAATTTCGATTGCGATTATTGCCTCACTTATTTTGAGTTTTTTATTCAGTCGTAATTTAATTGCGCCTATTAACAGCTTAAAAAAAGCCGCGATTAAACTCTCTGCCGGCGATTTAACAGCCCGGGCTGCCATATCCGCTAATCGTAAAGATGAGCTAGGTATATTAGGTCGTGACTTTAACCGTATGGCTGACCAATTAGCGCAATTAATTAGCGCGCAAAAACGCTTACTGGCCGATATATCGCACGAACTACGCTCGCCACTTACTCGCTTAAAAATGGCGACTGGCCTTGCGCAAATGCAAGCAAGCGAAGCCAGCCAATCGTACTTACTGCGTATAGAAAAAGAAGCCAATCAACTCGATAAAATGATTGCCGATGTATTACAAGTGTCGCGTTTAGAGGCAAATAGCCAAGCGTTATCGCTACACAAGCAGTCGCTGCAAGATATTGTTGATCATGTACTTAACGATGCCACTTTTGAAGCAAAACAGCATAACAAGCAACTACAAGTAAGTGGCTCGGCGGCGGTAACACTAAATTGCGATGAAGCGCTAATTGCCAGCGCACTGGAAAACTTACTGCGCAACGCCATTAAGTATGCACAGCACACTATTAGCCTTACCCTAAAGCACGGTGATGCCATTTATATTGAAATATGTGATGATGGCCCAGGTGTACCAAATAACCAGCTAAGTAAGTTATGTGAGCCGTTTTTTAGGCAGTCAGATGCGCGTGACCGAGTGAGTGGTGGCACGGGTTTAGGTTTAGCAATTGCCAAAAATGCTATTATTGCTCATGGCGGCAGCTTGGTTTTATCAAATAAACCACAAGGTGGCCTGTGCGCCATGGTTACTTTACCAATAATAAAAGAGTAG
- a CDS encoding response regulator transcription factor, which produces MKLLMIDDDTGLCELLSEYLTAQGFNVQSVHDGEQGLKLAQANDYALILLDVMLPTLDGFEVLKQLRQTKLTPVIMLTAKGEDFDRIFGLELGADDYIPKPFNHRELLARVKAITRRIEHITSMNATSSNKLVVNGVTINLAAREALIQQTTLTLTGTEYEILALLAKRAGEVVSKEQISEDVLGRRLASFDRSIDMHVSNIRKKIAEHLPNELIKTIRGAGYVFIQGE; this is translated from the coding sequence ATGAAACTATTAATGATTGATGACGACACAGGTTTGTGTGAGCTATTAAGCGAGTATTTAACCGCGCAAGGGTTTAACGTGCAAAGCGTACACGACGGTGAGCAAGGCTTAAAACTAGCGCAAGCGAACGACTACGCACTTATACTACTTGATGTAATGCTGCCAACCCTTGATGGTTTTGAAGTACTTAAACAACTTAGGCAAACCAAGCTTACGCCAGTAATTATGCTTACCGCCAAAGGCGAAGATTTTGATCGTATTTTTGGCCTTGAACTTGGCGCAGACGATTACATACCTAAGCCTTTTAATCACCGTGAGTTACTTGCCCGAGTTAAAGCAATTACGCGTCGTATTGAACATATTACTAGCATGAATGCCACTAGCAGCAATAAATTAGTCGTTAACGGGGTTACTATTAATTTGGCCGCCCGCGAAGCATTAATTCAACAAACTACCTTAACCCTTACCGGCACCGAATACGAAATACTCGCATTACTTGCCAAGCGTGCTGGCGAGGTGGTTAGTAAAGAGCAAATAAGTGAAGACGTACTTGGCAGGCGCTTAGCCTCGTTTGATCGCTCTATTGATATGCACGTTAGCAACATTCGTAAAAAAATAGCTGAGCACTTACCTAACGAGCTAATTAAAACCATTAGAGGGGCAGGTTATGTCTTTATTCAAGGCGAATAA
- a CDS encoding Spy/CpxP family protein refolding chaperone: protein MTKVNTLSKLVLICGLATATFGATSVMAKGDMHKQGHYSQAHFLLSERGADKLDLTQEQQTKLEAIFAAQKTQMQALRGTDKEARKAQRTAHKAIMESLLSAATFDENAAKELLAQRHEKGEEMGLIKLKTQHQVRQVLNAEQQEKFAKMQKRMGKKKHSK, encoded by the coding sequence ATGACTAAAGTAAATACACTTTCAAAACTAGTACTTATTTGTGGCTTAGCAACCGCTACTTTCGGTGCAACCAGTGTTATGGCCAAAGGTGATATGCATAAGCAAGGTCACTATTCACAAGCGCACTTTTTACTATCGGAGCGCGGCGCTGATAAACTCGATTTAACACAAGAGCAGCAAACTAAATTAGAAGCTATATTTGCAGCACAAAAAACGCAAATGCAAGCACTTAGAGGCACAGACAAAGAAGCGCGTAAAGCACAGCGCACCGCTCACAAAGCTATAATGGAAAGCTTGTTATCAGCAGCAACGTTTGACGAAAATGCCGCAAAAGAGCTACTCGCTCAACGCCACGAAAAAGGTGAAGAAATGGGTTTAATTAAATTAAAAACTCAGCACCAAGTAAGGCAAGTTCTAAATGCAGAGCAGCAAGAAAAGTTTGCAAAAATGCAAAAGCGTATGGGTAAGAAAAAACATTCAAAATAG
- the yacG gene encoding DNA gyrase inhibitor YacG: protein MPTIVNCPTCKSKVEWSEQSPHRPFCSKRCQLIDLGEWSFENNRISAPITSAEDFSQDMIEDIEAMMAKNEDDFFK, encoded by the coding sequence ATGCCAACTATTGTTAACTGCCCAACCTGTAAAAGTAAGGTTGAATGGTCAGAGCAAAGCCCACACCGCCCGTTTTGTTCAAAACGTTGTCAGCTTATTGATTTAGGCGAATGGTCGTTTGAAAATAACAGAATTTCAGCCCCTATAACCTCAGCTGAAGATTTTAGCCAAGACATGATTGAAGACATAGAAGCCATGATGGCAAAAAACGAAGATGACTTTTTTAAGTAA
- the pilB gene encoding type IV-A pilus assembly ATPase PilB encodes MNINSPLLRKFITLGRVDADIVKTKQQEFASTAELIAKCGKIDSKDLAAQCIDLFRVPFFDLKDFNTALIPPELVKEKLIRKHHILPLVQKGRKVYIAASDPTDYGAFENFEFSTGLSCEVVVADYVQLDNKIEQLLDATGSLNLSDDEFKEFAELDADIQKDTTQDDDKDDAPIIVYINKILMDAIKKGASDLHFEPYEHKYRIRFRIDGILHEVASPPNTLATKLSARIKVMSRLDIAEKRKPQDGRIKLKITERKSIDFRVSTMPTLWGEKIVMRILDSSSAMLGIDVLGYEPEQKKLYMDALEQPQGMILVTGPTGSGKTVSLYTGLNILNQPERNISTAEDPVEINLEGINQVQINIKADMTFANALRAFLRQDPDVVMVGEIRDLETAEISIKAAQTGHLVLSTLHTNSAPETITRLLNMGVPAYNVASSISLIIAQRLARRLCPKCKTPENLPSEELLRQGFSQQQISEMTLYAPKGCENCTDGYKGRVGIYEVMKITPEIAQIIMRGGNSLEIAEVSLKAGFNNLRLSGIRKAADGMTSLAEINRVTSF; translated from the coding sequence ATGAATATTAACTCACCGTTATTAAGAAAATTTATTACCCTTGGCCGTGTTGATGCCGATATAGTAAAAACTAAACAGCAAGAGTTTGCCTCTACTGCTGAGCTTATTGCTAAATGCGGAAAAATCGACAGTAAAGATTTAGCGGCGCAATGCATTGATTTATTTAGGGTGCCTTTTTTTGATTTAAAAGACTTTAATACCGCACTTATTCCCCCTGAGTTAGTAAAAGAAAAACTGATCCGTAAGCATCATATTTTGCCTTTAGTACAAAAAGGCAGAAAAGTGTACATTGCCGCCTCTGATCCTACCGATTACGGCGCATTTGAAAACTTTGAATTTAGTACCGGTTTGTCTTGTGAAGTGGTGGTAGCTGACTACGTTCAACTCGATAACAAAATAGAGCAATTGCTTGATGCCACTGGTAGCTTAAATTTAAGTGATGACGAGTTTAAAGAATTTGCCGAACTAGACGCCGATATCCAAAAAGACACCACTCAAGATGATGATAAAGACGATGCACCAATCATTGTTTACATCAATAAAATATTAATGGATGCAATTAAAAAAGGCGCGTCTGATTTACACTTTGAACCTTACGAGCACAAGTACCGAATTCGCTTTAGAATTGACGGCATTTTGCACGAAGTAGCCAGCCCACCAAATACTTTAGCAACTAAGCTTTCAGCGCGTATTAAAGTAATGTCGCGCCTTGATATTGCCGAAAAACGCAAACCGCAAGATGGCCGCATAAAGCTAAAAATAACCGAGCGTAAAAGCATCGATTTTCGGGTAAGCACCATGCCCACCTTGTGGGGCGAAAAAATTGTAATGCGTATTCTTGATTCATCTAGCGCCATGCTTGGCATTGATGTATTAGGTTACGAACCCGAGCAAAAAAAGCTGTATATGGATGCGCTTGAGCAACCACAAGGGATGATATTAGTAACTGGGCCTACTGGCTCGGGTAAAACGGTATCGCTTTACACTGGCTTAAATATATTAAACCAGCCAGAGCGTAATATTAGTACCGCCGAAGATCCGGTAGAAATTAACCTCGAAGGGATTAACCAAGTACAAATTAATATAAAAGCCGATATGACCTTTGCCAACGCATTGCGCGCATTTTTACGCCAAGATCCCGATGTAGTAATGGTAGGTGAAATACGTGACCTAGAAACCGCTGAAATATCTATTAAAGCGGCACAAACCGGTCACTTAGTGCTTTCGACCTTACATACTAACTCAGCGCCCGAAACCATTACCCGCTTATTAAACATGGGCGTACCGGCGTATAACGTAGCAAGTTCAATAAGTTTAATTATAGCTCAGCGCCTAGCGCGTCGCTTATGCCCTAAGTGTAAAACACCTGAGAATTTACCTAGCGAAGAACTACTGCGCCAAGGTTTTAGCCAGCAACAAATTAGTGAAATGACCCTGTATGCCCCTAAAGGTTGCGAAAACTGTACCGATGGTTATAAAGGCCGTGTAGGTATTTACGAAGTAATGAAAATCACCCCAGAAATAGCACAAATTATAATGCGCGGCGGTAACTCGCTAGAAATAGCTGAAGTGTCGCTTAAAGCCGGATTTAATAACCTGCGTTTATCGGGTATTCGTAAAGCCGCCGACGGCATGACCTCGTTAGCTGAAATTAATCGGGTAACGAGTTTTTAA
- the coaE gene encoding dephospho-CoA kinase (Dephospho-CoA kinase (CoaE) performs the final step in coenzyme A biosynthesis.), whose translation MSEHPVKVTNINNWVLGLTGGIGCGKTAVSNMLEALDICVIDADIIARQVVEQGSEGLKAIIAHFGADILLADGNLNRSALRELVFSNNEHKNWLNALLHPLIRQQIITDLNNATSPYVVLVAPLLFENGLDKYCNRTLLIDVPKNVQIERTVKRDNISLEQVNSIIAAQMSREQKQQQADDILNNDRSLALVKHDLIALHKGYLKLALK comes from the coding sequence ATGAGCGAACATCCTGTTAAAGTAACGAACATAAATAATTGGGTGCTGGGTTTAACTGGCGGTATAGGCTGTGGTAAAACCGCTGTAAGTAACATGCTTGAAGCACTGGACATTTGCGTTATTGATGCCGATATTATTGCTCGCCAAGTGGTTGAGCAAGGCAGCGAAGGGCTAAAGGCAATTATTGCACACTTTGGTGCAGATATACTCTTAGCCGATGGCAATTTAAACCGCAGTGCTTTGCGCGAGCTTGTGTTTAGCAATAATGAGCATAAAAACTGGTTAAATGCCCTATTACACCCACTTATACGCCAGCAAATTATTACCGATTTAAATAATGCCACCAGCCCTTATGTGGTACTTGTTGCCCCGCTACTTTTTGAAAACGGCCTAGATAAATACTGTAACCGCACTTTACTTATAGACGTGCCAAAAAACGTGCAAATAGAGCGTACGGTTAAACGTGATAACATAAGCTTAGAGCAAGTAAATAGTATTATTGCCGCGCAAATGTCGCGTGAACAAAAACAACAACAAGCAGATGATATTTTAAATAACGATCGCAGCTTAGCTTTGGTTAAGCACGACCTGATAGCTTTGCATAAAGGCTATTTAAAACTGGCGTTAAAATAG
- a CDS encoding prepilin peptidase → MQSIIEVMQSQLWFYLTTIGLVSLCVGSFLNVVIYRLPLMMQREWQGECRLLLESELKSNNTGENEPLNSTFNLIKPNSTCPKCKTAIKAWQNIPVISWLFLKGKCASCSNPISARYPIVEAITALLSLVVAYKLGATEQALLYIAVTWTLVALTFIDIDHMLLPDQITLPLVWLALIAAVLGYTVTPTDAIIGAACGYLSLWSVFWLFKLLTGKEGMGYGDFKLLAVFGALLGWQSLLTIILLSSVVGAIIGIALLTVQGKDKATPIPFGPYLAIAGWITMLWGEQLQASYFNVIGY, encoded by the coding sequence ATGCAAAGTATTATAGAAGTAATGCAAAGCCAATTATGGTTTTATTTAACCACTATTGGCTTAGTGAGTTTATGTGTTGGCAGTTTTTTAAACGTAGTTATTTACCGTTTGCCACTAATGATGCAACGCGAATGGCAAGGCGAATGCCGACTGCTTTTAGAAAGCGAACTTAAAAGTAATAATACAGGCGAAAACGAGCCTTTAAACTCAACTTTTAATTTAATTAAGCCCAACTCTACCTGCCCTAAATGTAAAACCGCAATTAAAGCGTGGCAAAACATTCCTGTTATTAGCTGGTTATTTTTAAAAGGTAAATGCGCCAGTTGTAGTAACCCTATATCGGCTCGTTACCCTATTGTAGAGGCAATAACTGCACTATTAAGCTTAGTTGTTGCGTATAAGCTGGGTGCTACTGAGCAGGCTTTACTTTATATAGCAGTTACTTGGACTTTAGTGGCACTTACCTTTATTGATATTGACCATATGCTCCTGCCCGACCAAATTACCCTACCGCTAGTGTGGCTGGCGCTTATAGCTGCAGTACTGGGCTATACCGTTACCCCAACTGATGCCATTATTGGTGCCGCTTGCGGCTATTTAAGTTTGTGGAGCGTATTTTGGTTATTTAAATTACTTACCGGTAAAGAAGGCATGGGCTATGGCGATTTTAAATTACTTGCCGTGTTTGGTGCTTTGCTTGGCTGGCAATCATTATTAACTATTATTTTGCTCTCGAGCGTAGTGGGCGCCATTATTGGCATTGCGCTATTAACTGTTCAGGGTAAAGACAAAGCTACGCCTATTCCGTTTGGCCCCTACCTTGCTATTGCAGGCTGGATCACCATGTTATGGGGCGAACAATTGCAAGCTAGTTACTTTAATGTAATTGGTTACTAA
- a CDS encoding type II secretion system F family protein encodes MAKQQEKKGQDTFEWVGVSTRGKRLEGELTGSSVALVKAQLRKQGITPSKVKRKAKPLFGARLQKITPKDIAIVTRQIATMLMAGVPLIQSIEMIGTGATNKSLGKLMETIADEVKTGQPLSQALRRHPRYFDDLYCDLVASGEQSGALDKIFDRVAIYKEKSEALKSKIKKAMFYPIAVLVIALIVTSILLIFVVPQFQDIFAGFGAELPAFTLFVIAISEFMQEYWWIILIIIFAFGWAFKEAHLKSLKLRDATDRAILKLPVIGMILNKAAVARYARTLSTTFAAGVPLVDALDSAAGASGNAVYRYAILEIKAEVSSGNQMNWAMRNSKIFPDMVIQMVAIGEESGSLDSMLAKVATIYEQEVDDAVDGLSSLLEPMIMAVLGVLVGGLIVAMYLPIFQLGAVI; translated from the coding sequence ATGGCTAAACAACAAGAAAAAAAAGGGCAAGATACCTTTGAGTGGGTAGGCGTTAGCACTCGCGGGAAACGTTTAGAAGGTGAGCTTACAGGTTCTAGTGTTGCGTTAGTAAAAGCCCAACTGCGTAAACAGGGTATTACCCCCTCAAAAGTAAAGCGTAAAGCCAAACCGTTATTTGGTGCACGCTTACAAAAAATCACCCCTAAAGATATTGCCATAGTCACTCGGCAAATTGCTACCATGCTTATGGCGGGTGTACCGTTAATTCAGTCAATTGAAATGATTGGTACTGGAGCAACCAATAAAAGCCTTGGTAAACTCATGGAAACCATTGCAGATGAAGTAAAGACTGGCCAACCGCTATCGCAAGCACTAAGGCGCCACCCCCGTTATTTTGATGATTTATATTGTGATTTAGTGGCATCGGGTGAGCAGTCTGGGGCTTTAGATAAAATATTCGACCGCGTTGCAATTTATAAAGAAAAGTCTGAAGCGCTTAAATCAAAAATTAAAAAAGCGATGTTTTACCCTATTGCGGTATTAGTTATCGCACTTATTGTTACCTCTATATTACTAATATTTGTAGTACCGCAATTTCAGGATATTTTTGCCGGATTTGGCGCTGAACTCCCTGCTTTTACCTTATTTGTAATTGCTATATCGGAATTTATGCAAGAGTACTGGTGGATAATACTTATAATAATATTTGCCTTTGGTTGGGCGTTTAAAGAGGCACACCTTAAAAGCTTAAAGCTCCGTGATGCAACAGACAGAGCTATATTAAAGCTCCCTGTTATTGGTATGATTTTAAACAAAGCTGCTGTTGCCCGTTACGCGCGTACGCTTTCGACTACTTTTGCGGCTGGTGTACCGCTAGTAGATGCGCTGGATTCTGCCGCAGGAGCCTCGGGTAATGCGGTTTATCGTTATGCTATTTTAGAAATAAAAGCCGAAGTAAGCTCGGGTAACCAAATGAACTGGGCAATGCGTAACTCTAAAATATTCCCTGATATGGTAATACAAATGGTGGCTATTGGTGAAGAGTCGGGATCACTTGATAGCATGTTAGCCAAAGTAGCGACTATTTATGAGCAAGAAGTTGATGATGCGGTAGATGGGCTCTCAAGCTTGCTAGAACCGATGATTATGGCAGTACTTGGCGTATTGGTTGGTGGTTTAATTGTTGCCATGTACTTGCCTATATTCCAACTTGGCGCTGTTATTTAG
- a CDS encoding pilin produces the protein MIKALGFSLIELMITISIMGILISLALPAYNNHYKRAKFTEVVLASNALQRNIEICFYTKESLNNCNTFSKLGSNKSDFLAPEFISDIEITNTAQSIQIKSTASNEASISSAGDTYIMLATINANQLQWELLATSTCISEGTC, from the coding sequence ATGATTAAAGCCTTAGGCTTTTCATTAATAGAGCTAATGATAACTATCTCCATTATGGGGATATTAATATCATTAGCTCTTCCTGCTTATAACAACCATTATAAACGCGCTAAATTTACTGAAGTTGTTTTAGCGAGCAACGCATTACAGCGCAATATTGAAATTTGCTTTTATACAAAAGAATCTCTAAACAATTGCAATACCTTTAGTAAACTAGGCAGTAATAAATCAGACTTTTTAGCCCCTGAGTTTATCTCCGACATTGAAATTACCAACACCGCCCAAAGCATTCAAATAAAATCAACAGCAAGTAACGAAGCATCTATTTCTAGCGCAGGAGATACTTATATTATGCTTGCAACAATAAATGCGAACCAACTGCAATGGGAATTATTGGCAACTAGCACCTGCATTAGTGAAGGGACTTGCTAA
- a CDS encoding pilin, with protein MKTMTQQNQKGFTLIELMIVIAIIGILAAIALPQYQTYTKKARFSEVVLAASSAKGLVDVCFQTRGAGDLDNCKTPALVGLDTAGAAAGVHVLSVTVGDDGVVTAIGEDTVDDATYTLTPSVAGTADVPLGTLTWAQDGTCIAKGLC; from the coding sequence ATGAAAACAATGACACAACAGAACCAAAAGGGTTTCACCCTAATTGAATTAATGATCGTTATCGCAATTATCGGTATTTTGGCTGCTATCGCATTACCGCAGTACCAAACATATACTAAAAAAGCACGTTTTTCTGAGGTTGTACTTGCAGCATCGTCAGCGAAAGGCTTAGTAGATGTATGTTTTCAAACTCGTGGAGCTGGAGATTTAGATAACTGCAAGACCCCTGCTCTTGTTGGTCTCGATACAGCGGGAGCTGCAGCTGGAGTTCATGTTTTAAGTGTGACAGTTGGAGATGATGGAGTAGTCACTGCTATTGGTGAAGATACTGTTGATGATGCTACATATACACTTACCCCTTCAGTTGCAGGAACTGCTGATGTGCCATTGGGAACTCTTACCTGGGCCCAAGATGGTACATGTATTGCCAAAGGTCTTTGTTAA
- the nadC gene encoding carboxylating nicotinate-nucleotide diphosphorylase — protein sequence MPIPHTLVSQLVTLALGEDLNYQSAENGDITAQLIPANEQASAKVITREDCIFCGKDLIIEVFKQVDPSVVVNVLVNDGDAVTANSTLFTATGSARAILTAERTALNFVQTLSGTATTTAHYVKELAGTKTQLLDTRKTIPGLRILQKYAVKCGGGANHRIGLYDAFLIKENHIAACGGINKAVAQAKQNQPNKPIEVEVESLVDLKQALDAGADIIMLDNFNVEQIKQAVVVTNKRAKLEVSGNMTLQTLKTYSQAGVDFISSGALTKNLQSIDLSMRFD from the coding sequence ATGCCTATTCCACACACTTTAGTTAGTCAACTAGTTACTCTTGCACTTGGTGAAGATTTAAATTACCAAAGTGCTGAAAATGGCGACATTACCGCGCAACTTATTCCTGCAAACGAGCAAGCAAGCGCTAAAGTAATTACCCGCGAAGACTGCATATTTTGTGGTAAAGACCTAATTATTGAAGTATTTAAACAAGTAGATCCAAGCGTTGTAGTAAATGTACTCGTAAACGATGGCGATGCAGTTACAGCTAATAGCACTTTATTTACAGCAACAGGCTCGGCTCGCGCTATTTTAACTGCCGAGCGTACAGCACTTAACTTTGTACAAACACTTTCGGGCACGGCTACTACCACTGCTCATTACGTAAAAGAACTTGCGGGTACAAAAACCCAACTACTCGATACCCGTAAAACCATACCTGGTCTACGCATTTTACAAAAATATGCAGTTAAATGTGGCGGCGGTGCAAACCACCGTATTGGTTTATACGACGCGTTTTTAATAAAAGAAAATCACATAGCAGCGTGTGGCGGTATAAACAAAGCAGTGGCGCAAGCTAAACAAAACCAACCAAACAAACCAATAGAAGTAGAAGTTGAATCACTTGTTGATCTAAAACAAGCGCTTGATGCGGGTGCCGATATTATAATGCTCGACAACTTTAACGTAGAGCAAATTAAGCAAGCTGTAGTGGTTACTAACAAACGTGCGAAACTTGAGGTTTCCGGCAATATGACCTTACAAACGCTTAAAACTTACTCACAAGCAGGGGTAGATTTTATATCAAGCGGGGCGTTAACAAAAAACTTACAATCAATCGATTTATCGATGCGGTTTGATTAA
- the ampD gene encoding 1,6-anhydro-N-acetylmuramyl-L-alanine amidase AmpD, with product MNIDLNGVVNSAVQRGCAHFDERPSDTDVSLLVIHNISLPAGQFGTPYVDDLFMGTLNCEAHSSFSDLQGVRVSAHCFIKRSGELVQYVPFNKRAWHAGASEFKGQTNCNNFSIGIELEGTDTTAYTLAQYTSLKTLSKAIMQRYPNITIERIVGHCDIAPGRKTDPGSSFNWHLFLTMLKQSG from the coding sequence ATGAACATAGATTTAAATGGGGTGGTAAATAGTGCTGTGCAGCGTGGTTGTGCGCATTTTGATGAGCGCCCGAGTGATACTGATGTTTCTTTATTGGTGATTCATAATATATCGTTGCCGGCGGGGCAGTTTGGTACGCCCTATGTTGATGATTTATTTATGGGTACGCTTAATTGTGAAGCGCATAGTAGCTTTAGCGATTTACAGGGTGTGCGGGTGTCGGCGCATTGCTTTATTAAACGCAGCGGAGAGCTAGTGCAGTACGTGCCATTTAATAAACGAGCATGGCATGCTGGGGCGTCTGAGTTTAAAGGGCAAACTAACTGCAATAACTTTAGCATTGGCATTGAGCTTGAGGGAACCGACACCACAGCTTATACTTTAGCGCAATACACTAGTTTAAAAACACTAAGTAAAGCCATAATGCAACGCTACCCAAATATAACAATAGAGCGAATTGTAGGGCATTGCGATATAGCACCAGGGCGAAAAACGGACCCCGGTAGTAGCTTTAACTGGCATTTATTTTTAACTATGCTTAAACAATCAGGCTAA